The Burkholderia pyrrocinia genome includes a region encoding these proteins:
- the argG gene encoding argininosuccinate synthase gives MSTILESLPTGQKVGIAFSGGLDTSAALHWMKLKGAVPYAYTANLGQPDEDDYDAIPKRAIEYGAAGARLIDCRAQLVAEGIAALQSGAFHITTAGVTYFNTTPIGRAVTGTMLVAAMKEDGVNIWGDGSTYKGNDIERFYRYGLLVNPDLKIYKPWLDQTFIDELGGRAEMSEFMRQAGFAYKMSAEKAYSTDSNLLGATHEAKDLESLESGIKIVNPIMGVAFWRDDVKIAAEEVTVRFEAGQPVALNGVEFTDPVELLLEANRIGGRHGLGMSDQIENRIIEAKSRGIYEAPGLALLYIAYERLVTGIHNEDTIEQYRENGRRLGRLLYQGRWFDPQAIMLRETAQRWVARAITGEVKIELRRGNDYSILSTKSPNLTYQPERLSMEKVASTFSPRDRIGQLTMRNLDITDTRDKLRVYSQVGLLTPSESSALPQIKSDSDK, from the coding sequence ATGAGCACGATTCTCGAAAGCCTCCCGACCGGCCAGAAGGTCGGTATCGCCTTCTCCGGCGGCCTGGACACCAGCGCCGCGCTGCACTGGATGAAACTGAAGGGCGCCGTCCCGTACGCATACACGGCGAACCTCGGCCAGCCTGACGAAGACGATTACGACGCGATCCCGAAGCGTGCGATCGAATACGGCGCAGCTGGTGCCCGCCTGATCGACTGCCGCGCGCAGCTCGTCGCCGAAGGCATCGCGGCGCTGCAAAGCGGCGCATTCCATATCACGACGGCCGGCGTCACGTACTTCAATACCACGCCGATCGGCCGCGCCGTGACGGGCACGATGCTCGTCGCCGCGATGAAGGAAGACGGCGTCAACATCTGGGGCGACGGCAGCACGTACAAGGGCAACGACATCGAGCGGTTCTACCGCTACGGCCTGCTCGTGAACCCGGACCTGAAGATCTACAAGCCGTGGCTCGACCAGACCTTCATCGACGAGCTCGGTGGCCGCGCCGAAATGTCGGAATTCATGCGCCAGGCGGGCTTCGCATACAAGATGTCGGCCGAGAAGGCCTATTCGACCGATTCGAACCTGCTCGGTGCGACGCACGAGGCGAAGGATCTCGAAAGCCTCGAAAGCGGCATCAAGATCGTGAACCCGATCATGGGCGTCGCGTTCTGGCGCGACGACGTGAAGATCGCCGCCGAAGAAGTGACGGTGCGCTTCGAAGCCGGCCAGCCGGTCGCGCTGAACGGCGTCGAGTTTACGGACCCGGTCGAGCTGCTGCTGGAAGCCAACCGCATCGGCGGCCGCCACGGCCTCGGCATGAGCGACCAGATCGAGAACCGGATCATCGAGGCGAAGAGCCGCGGCATCTATGAAGCCCCGGGCCTCGCGCTGCTGTACATCGCGTACGAGCGTCTCGTCACCGGCATCCACAACGAAGACACGATCGAGCAGTACCGCGAGAACGGCCGCCGTCTCGGCCGCCTGCTGTACCAGGGCCGCTGGTTCGACCCGCAGGCGATCATGCTGCGTGAAACCGCGCAACGCTGGGTCGCGCGCGCCATCACCGGCGAAGTGAAGATCGAACTGCGCCGCGGCAACGACTACTCGATCCTGAGCACGAAGTCGCCGAACCTCACGTACCAGCCGGAACGCCTGTCGATGGAGAAGGTGGCATCGACGTTCTCGCCGCGCGACCGGATCGGCCAGCTGACGATGCGCAACCTCGACATCACCGATACGCGCGACAAGCTGCGCGTGTATTCGCAAGTCGGCTTGCTGACGCCGAGCGAATCGTCGGCGTTGCCGCAGATCAAGAGCGATAGCGACAAGTAA
- a CDS encoding shikimate kinase: MTPVTVIHLNGPINSGKTTIGLALARVLPDARFIDGDDHDAPDDAPFDVQWAIALERLVTQIAQARERHLVIAYPIGEAEFERLRAACDARAARFFVVTLAPPEAVAASNRGSRALTDWERQRIAEMYREGYAARPFSQMVLDTSDATPDGCAVRIAQHVAATQS; this comes from the coding sequence ATGACACCCGTCACCGTCATCCACCTGAACGGCCCGATCAACAGCGGCAAGACGACGATCGGTCTCGCGCTCGCACGCGTGCTGCCCGATGCGCGCTTCATCGACGGCGACGATCACGATGCACCCGACGATGCGCCGTTCGACGTGCAGTGGGCGATCGCGCTGGAGCGCCTCGTCACGCAGATCGCGCAGGCCCGCGAGCGTCATCTGGTGATTGCCTATCCGATCGGCGAAGCGGAATTCGAGCGGCTGCGCGCCGCCTGCGATGCGCGCGCTGCACGGTTTTTCGTCGTCACGCTCGCGCCGCCCGAAGCGGTCGCGGCTTCGAATCGCGGCTCGCGCGCGCTGACGGATTGGGAGCGGCAGCGTATCGCCGAGATGTATCGGGAAGGGTATGCGGCGCGGCCATTCAGCCAGATGGTGCTGGATACGTCCGACGCGACGCCCGATGGATGTGCGGTTCGCATCGCGCAACACGTCGCGGCGACGCAGTCGTAA
- a CDS encoding MFS transporter, whose translation MQTDLETRVARKLMWRIIPFVMLLYFVSFLDRVNVGFAAMTMNKAIGLSPTAFGFGGGLFFIGYFLFEVPSNLILHRVGARIWIARVMVTWGIVSAVSAFAAGPTSFYVLRFLLGMAEAGFFPGIILYLGLWFPAKQRAVAAAWFMAAAPISTAIGSPLSGAIMQMPPMFGLADWQMLYIVEALPAVVLGFVVLKCMTDSPSKATWLRADERDWLIAKLKAEADVRHTHAGHTAGAWQALRDPRVLALALIYFGTSAGLYTLGLWAPLMVKQFGFTALQTGLLTGIPSIAAVVAMIVWARHSDRTGERTWHVVIPCVLACIGFVFAGQASTALLTVLALVVVNIGISAAKAPLWAMPSAFLSGAGAAAGIAMINSIGNLGGFVGPFAIGWLKNATGGYAAGLYVVAGTLAVSAIVTLMLSRKSVREAAVPGVRHHP comes from the coding sequence ATGCAAACGGATCTCGAAACCCGCGTCGCGCGGAAACTGATGTGGCGCATCATTCCGTTCGTGATGCTGCTGTACTTCGTCAGCTTTCTCGATCGCGTCAACGTCGGCTTCGCCGCGATGACGATGAACAAGGCGATCGGCCTGTCGCCGACCGCGTTCGGGTTCGGCGGCGGCCTGTTCTTCATCGGCTACTTCCTGTTCGAGGTGCCGTCCAACCTGATCCTCCACCGCGTCGGCGCCCGCATCTGGATCGCGCGCGTGATGGTCACCTGGGGCATCGTGTCGGCCGTGTCCGCGTTCGCGGCCGGGCCGACGAGCTTCTACGTGCTGCGCTTCCTGCTCGGCATGGCCGAAGCCGGGTTCTTCCCCGGCATCATCCTGTACCTGGGCCTGTGGTTCCCCGCGAAGCAGCGCGCGGTGGCCGCCGCGTGGTTCATGGCGGCCGCGCCGATCTCGACCGCGATCGGGTCGCCGCTGTCGGGCGCGATCATGCAGATGCCGCCGATGTTCGGGCTCGCCGACTGGCAGATGCTGTACATCGTCGAAGCGCTGCCGGCGGTCGTGCTCGGCTTCGTCGTGCTCAAGTGCATGACCGATTCGCCGTCGAAGGCCACGTGGCTGCGGGCGGACGAGCGCGACTGGCTGATCGCGAAGCTGAAAGCCGAAGCCGACGTGCGTCACACGCATGCCGGGCACACGGCCGGCGCGTGGCAGGCACTGCGCGATCCGCGCGTGCTGGCGCTCGCGCTGATCTACTTCGGCACGTCGGCGGGGCTGTACACGCTCGGCCTGTGGGCGCCGCTGATGGTCAAGCAGTTCGGCTTCACCGCGCTGCAGACGGGCTTGCTGACCGGCATCCCGAGCATCGCCGCCGTCGTCGCGATGATCGTCTGGGCGCGGCATTCGGATCGCACCGGCGAGCGCACATGGCACGTCGTGATTCCGTGCGTGCTCGCGTGTATCGGCTTCGTGTTCGCGGGGCAGGCGAGCACCGCGCTGCTGACCGTGCTCGCGCTGGTCGTCGTCAACATCGGGATCAGCGCCGCGAAGGCGCCGCTGTGGGCGATGCCGAGCGCATTCCTGTCCGGCGCCGGCGCGGCCGCGGGGATCGCGATGATCAACTCGATCGGCAATCTCGGCGGGTTTGTCGGGCCGTTCGCGATCGGCTGGCTGAAGAATGCAACGGGCGGGTATGCGGCGGGGCTCTACGTGGTGGCGGGCACGCTCGCGGTATCGGCGATCGTCACGCTGATGCTGAGCCGGAAGAGCGTGAGGGAGGCGGCCGTGCCGGGCGTGCGGCATCACCCGTAA
- a CDS encoding tartrate dehydrogenase encodes MKTYRIATIPGDGIGKEVVPAGKQLLEALARGSDRFAFEFEDFDWGADYYRQHGAMMPADGLDALRGKDAILFGSAGDPDVPDHVTLWGLRLKICQGFDQYANVRPTRILPGIDAPLKRCGPDDLNWVIVRENSEGEYAGVGGRVHQGHPIEAATDVSILTRAGVERIMRFAFRLAQSRPRKLLTVITKSNAQRHAMVMWDEIAKQIAQEFPDVTWDKELVDAATARMVNRPASLDTIVATNLHADILSDLAAALAGSLGIAPTGNIDPERRYPSMFEPIHGSAFDIMGKGLANPVGTFWSVVMLLEHLGETAAAARVMQAIEAVTADPSLHTRDLGGSATTAQVTAAVCARVAHAAVAA; translated from the coding sequence ATGAAAACCTACCGTATCGCAACGATTCCCGGCGACGGCATCGGCAAGGAAGTGGTGCCGGCCGGCAAGCAGCTGCTGGAAGCACTGGCCCGCGGCAGCGACCGCTTTGCGTTCGAGTTCGAGGATTTCGACTGGGGCGCCGATTATTACCGCCAGCACGGCGCGATGATGCCGGCCGACGGCCTCGACGCGCTGCGCGGCAAGGACGCGATCCTGTTCGGCTCGGCGGGCGATCCCGACGTGCCCGACCACGTGACGCTGTGGGGGCTGCGCCTGAAGATCTGCCAGGGCTTCGACCAGTACGCGAACGTGCGCCCGACGCGCATCCTGCCCGGCATCGACGCGCCGCTGAAGCGCTGCGGGCCGGACGACCTGAACTGGGTGATCGTCCGCGAGAACTCCGAAGGCGAATACGCGGGCGTCGGCGGCCGCGTGCACCAGGGCCATCCGATCGAGGCCGCGACCGACGTGTCGATCCTCACGCGCGCCGGCGTCGAACGCATCATGCGCTTCGCGTTCCGGCTCGCGCAGTCGCGGCCGCGCAAGCTGCTGACCGTGATCACGAAGAGCAACGCGCAGCGGCACGCGATGGTGATGTGGGACGAGATCGCGAAGCAGATCGCGCAGGAATTCCCCGACGTGACGTGGGACAAGGAACTCGTCGATGCGGCAACCGCGCGCATGGTCAACCGGCCGGCGTCGCTCGACACGATCGTCGCGACCAACCTGCACGCGGACATCCTCAGCGATCTTGCCGCCGCGCTCGCCGGCAGCCTCGGCATCGCACCGACCGGCAACATCGATCCCGAGCGCCGCTATCCGTCGATGTTCGAGCCGATCCACGGCTCCGCATTCGACATCATGGGCAAGGGGCTCGCGAATCCGGTCGGCACGTTCTGGTCGGTCGTGATGCTGCTCGAGCATCTCGGTGAAACGGCGGCCGCCGCGCGCGTGATGCAGGCGATCGAGGCCGTGACGGCCGACCCGTCGCTGCACACGCGCGACCTCGGCGGTAGCGCGACGACCGCGCAGGTGACGGCGGCCGTCTGCGCGCGCGTCGCGCATGCGGCGGTCGCAGCCTGA
- a CDS encoding LysR substrate-binding domain-containing protein yields the protein MADTVQPADLGFFSTLAASGSLSAAARELGLTAAAVSKRLTQMERRAGVTLVNRTTRRMMLTPEGDVYLDYARRILDQVDELGELLGSAKQRPKGLLRVNATLGFGRSHVGPAISRFVARYPEVSVQLQLSVMPPPLTDDAFDVCIRFGEPPDSRVVARRLAPNRRLLCAAPAYLARHGMPGTPHDLTRHNCIGIRQGDEGYGIWRLTSGRGAARNTEAVRINGNLTTNDGEIAVKWALDGHGILMRAEWDLRDYLADGRLVVVLPDHETPSADIYAVYAQRHQMSTRIRAFVDFLADELGRLKGA from the coding sequence ATGGCGGATACCGTCCAGCCGGCCGATCTCGGCTTCTTCTCGACGCTGGCCGCGTCGGGCAGCCTGAGCGCGGCCGCGCGCGAACTCGGGCTGACCGCGGCGGCCGTCAGCAAGCGGCTCACGCAGATGGAGCGACGCGCGGGCGTGACGCTCGTCAACCGCACGACGCGGCGGATGATGCTCACGCCCGAAGGCGACGTGTATCTCGACTACGCGCGCCGGATCCTCGATCAGGTGGACGAACTCGGCGAGCTGCTCGGCAGCGCGAAGCAGCGCCCGAAGGGGCTGCTGCGCGTGAATGCGACGCTCGGCTTCGGGCGCAGCCACGTCGGCCCCGCGATCTCACGCTTCGTCGCGCGCTATCCGGAAGTGTCGGTGCAGCTGCAGCTGTCGGTGATGCCGCCGCCGCTCACCGACGACGCGTTCGACGTGTGCATCCGCTTCGGCGAGCCGCCCGATTCGCGCGTCGTCGCGCGGCGGCTCGCGCCGAACCGCCGGCTGCTGTGCGCGGCGCCCGCGTATCTCGCACGGCACGGGATGCCCGGCACGCCGCACGACCTGACGCGCCACAACTGCATCGGCATCCGGCAGGGCGACGAGGGTTATGGAATTTGGCGCCTGACGAGCGGGCGCGGTGCGGCACGCAACACCGAAGCCGTGCGAATCAACGGCAACCTGACGACGAACGACGGCGAGATCGCCGTGAAGTGGGCGCTCGACGGGCACGGGATCCTGATGCGCGCCGAATGGGATCTCCGCGACTATCTCGCCGATGGCCGCCTCGTGGTCGTGCTGCCCGACCACGAAACGCCGAGCGCCGACATCTATGCGGTGTACGCGCAGCGTCACCAGATGTCCACGCGGATTCGCGCGTTCGTGGATTTTCTGGCGGATGAGTTGGGGCGGTTGAAAGGCGCGTAG
- a CDS encoding LysE family translocator produces MFDLTTLTTFTAVVLGLFLIPGPAVLLVLSRTVQGGRKTGILTGLGVASGDFVHTLFAAVGLSALLMTSALAFNVVKLVGAAYLIYLGVRALLEKQSDPSLPTVSPVTPLKAYLQAIPAEVLNPKTALFFLAFMPQFVHPERGSTFVQFAVLGLIFVVLSSLYTTLIACSIRPLGRIVKRLTWLTRWQGKIIGSIFITLGLRVAVQQR; encoded by the coding sequence ATGTTCGACCTGACCACGCTGACCACCTTCACGGCCGTCGTTCTCGGCCTGTTCCTGATCCCCGGTCCCGCCGTGCTGCTCGTGCTGAGCCGCACCGTGCAGGGCGGGCGCAAGACCGGCATCCTGACCGGCCTCGGCGTCGCCAGCGGCGACTTCGTGCATACGCTGTTCGCGGCCGTCGGGCTGTCCGCGCTGCTGATGACGTCGGCGCTTGCGTTCAACGTCGTGAAGCTGGTCGGCGCCGCGTACCTGATCTATCTCGGCGTGCGCGCGCTGCTGGAGAAGCAGTCCGATCCGTCGCTGCCGACCGTGTCGCCCGTCACGCCGCTCAAGGCGTACCTGCAGGCGATTCCCGCCGAAGTGCTCAATCCGAAGACCGCGCTGTTCTTCCTCGCGTTCATGCCGCAGTTCGTGCATCCGGAACGCGGCTCGACGTTCGTGCAGTTCGCGGTGCTCGGGCTGATCTTCGTCGTGCTCAGCTCGCTCTACACGACGCTGATCGCGTGCTCGATCCGCCCGCTCGGCCGCATCGTGAAGCGGCTGACGTGGCTCACACGCTGGCAGGGCAAGATCATCGGCTCGATCTTCATCACGCTCGGGCTGCGCGTGGCCGTGCAGCAGCGCTGA
- a CDS encoding DUF2848 domain-containing protein, whose product MKTITFAIDGRDGRTERAISIDTLVIAGWTGRDTAAMEQHIRELEELGVKRPATTPVFYRVAADRLDPSPAIQVSGGQSSGEAEFVLVRDGGETFVGIASDHTDREVETYGITVSKQMCGKPCANTLWKFDDVAGHWDQLVLRAYATIDGERVLYQEGKVTAMRAPDDLLAQFARHDGRFADGTAMLCGTLAAIGGIRPAERFEVELEDPVLGRTLRHAYAVDTLPVAG is encoded by the coding sequence CGCGCGATTTCGATCGACACGCTCGTGATCGCGGGCTGGACCGGCCGCGATACGGCCGCCATGGAGCAGCACATTCGCGAGCTGGAGGAACTCGGCGTCAAGCGCCCGGCGACGACGCCGGTGTTCTACCGCGTCGCGGCCGATCGCCTCGATCCGTCGCCCGCGATCCAGGTATCGGGCGGGCAGAGCAGCGGCGAAGCGGAATTCGTGCTGGTGCGGGACGGCGGCGAGACCTTCGTCGGCATCGCGTCCGACCACACCGACCGCGAGGTCGAGACCTACGGGATCACCGTGTCGAAGCAGATGTGCGGCAAGCCGTGCGCGAACACACTGTGGAAGTTCGACGATGTGGCCGGCCACTGGGATCAGCTCGTGCTGCGCGCGTACGCGACGATCGACGGCGAGCGCGTGCTGTATCAGGAGGGCAAGGTCACGGCGATGCGCGCGCCCGACGATCTGCTCGCGCAGTTCGCGCGCCACGACGGCCGCTTCGCCGACGGTACCGCGATGCTGTGCGGCACGCTTGCGGCGATCGGCGGCATCCGGCCGGCCGAGCGGTTCGAGGTCGAGCTGGAGGATCCGGTGCTGGGCCGCACGCTCCGGCACGCGTATGCGGTGGACACGCTGCCCGTTGCGGGCTGA